A segment of the Verrucomicrobiota bacterium genome:
ACCCAGCCATCGAAGGCATCGATTCCCAGATCATATTGGCCAAGGCAGCACAACTCGCTTATGATGCGGGTTATTCCATTGGAAACATTGATAGCTGCATTATCGCTGAAAAACCCAAGGTATCGCCCTTCATTGATGCAATGAAAGCCGTTTTAAGCAAAACCCTGAAAATCCCGGCAGGCTGTATTGGAATCAAAGCCACCACCCAGGAAAGAATCGGAGCATTAGGAGCTGGCGAAGGTATCGCCGCACACGCGGTTTGCCTTCTAAACAAGATTTGAATGTTTGTAAAATGAACGACCAAGACTCAAACGGGTCTGAGTTAAAGAACTACCCAAACTTATATTGAATAAATTTTTCGCATTTCGTCGTTACCTCGTTTCCTGCAGGCGGGTTTTTATACTGGGAGTAATCGCTGGGGTTATTTCAGGCGTTGCCAGTGG
Coding sequences within it:
- the ispF gene encoding 2-C-methyl-D-erythritol 2,4-cyclodiphosphate synthase, which codes for MSKLPYRIGFGYDIHRFAPDRKLVLGGVEIPCDQGLEGHSDADCLTHALADAILGACGLPDIGHQYPNTDPAIEGIDSQIILAKAAQLAYDAGYSIGNIDSCIIAEKPKVSPFIDAMKAVLSKTLKIPAGCIGIKATTQERIGALGAGEGIAAHAVCLLNKI